The Populus nigra chromosome 19, ddPopNigr1.1, whole genome shotgun sequence genome includes a window with the following:
- the LOC133679807 gene encoding B-box zinc finger protein 20-like, whose product MTMKIRCDVCDKVEATVFCCADEAALCDGCDHRVHHANKLASKHSRFSLVHPSFKESPLCDICQEKRAVLFCQEDRAILCRECDLPIHQVNEHTQKHNRFLLTGVKLCGPSLYATSSSASNCDANINTTSNRNHQHYLKKPISASNEICSSPSVATASPPTAYSYDDNHVSGDVSISISSISEYLETVVPGWRVDDFLDPSFTSNNSFSKGWNAPYL is encoded by the exons ATGACAATGAAGATCCGGTGTGATGTGTGTGACAAGGTAGAGGCCACAGTTTTTTGTTGTGCAGATGAAGCTGCTCTCTGTGATGGATGTGATCACAGAGTTCACCATGCAAACAAGCTAGCAAGCAAACACTCAAGGTTCTCTTTAGTCCATCCTTCCTTCAAAGAATCCCCTCTTTGTGATATCTGCCAG GAGAAGAGAGCCGTTCTGTTTTGTCAAGAGGATAGAGCAATTCTATGCAGAGAATGTGACCTTCCAATTCACCAAGTTAATGAACATACCCAGAAACACAATAGGTTTCTTCTCACAGGTGTAAAGCTCTGTGGTCCTTCTCTGTACGCAACATCATCCTCCGCTAGTAACTGTGATGCAAACATTAACACTACTAGCAATAGAAACCATCAGCACTACCTGAAGAAACCGATTTCAGCTTCCAATGAAATCTGCAGCTCTCCTTCAGTAGCCACAGCATCGCCACCAACAGCATATAGTTATGACGATAATCATGTTAGTGGCGATGTTTCAATTTCAATAAGTAGCATATCTGAGTATTTAGAGACGGTAGTACCAGGGTGGCGCGTGGATGATTTTCTTGACCCTTCATTCACTAGCAATAATAGTTTCAGCAAGGGCTGGAATGCACCCTATTTATAA